Genomic segment of Triticum aestivum cultivar Chinese Spring chromosome 6A, IWGSC CS RefSeq v2.1, whole genome shotgun sequence:
GAAAGAAAGTTATGGAAGTGTCACAAGTATGTCGACTCATCTATGAAGGACATTGTTAGGCACTTGCGTTCTAACAATGTTTCACTGACCGAGGTATATGGGGTGATGGCTGACATTCATGGTTCACATGATGACGTCCCATTCCGTAAAAGGTCTCTCAAATCCATGTGTGCTTCCATAGCTCACGAATGTAGTCAAGATGATATCAATAAGACACTGGATTTATTCACAAGCATGCAGGCAGAAGGAACTGGATTCTTTTTCGCAGTTAAAACAGATGAGGAAAGAAGGGTGTCTGGTCTGTTTTGGTGTCATCAAAAGAGCAGGGCTGATTACAGTTGCTTTGGAGATGCCGTGACATTCGACACGACTTACAAGAGCAACCTCTATGAGATGCCAGTTGGACTATTTGTTGGAGTCAATAACCATTATCAATGCTGCCTGTTTGGTTGTGTTTTTCTGCGTGAAGAGACTGTAGAGTCATTCAAGTGGGCATTTGAAACATTCCTATCAGCAATGGACAACAAACCACCAAAAACAATATTAACTGGTAAAGCAATCCGAACCATCCAAACATATTTTTCTATAGTTCAGTTGTGTTATATCTATTAGATAGAAAACTAACgacctttgtatttctcttcataTATGACTCAGACCAAAGCAGGCAAATGGAGCTTGCTATTGCtcacgtgatgaattcatcaaAACATGTTTGGTGCAAATGGCATGTTttaaagaagatgagggagaaaGTAGGGAGCATATACAGGAATGGTACTCCTTTTAGGAACGATTTCAACATTCTAATAAATGAGATGATGACAGTTGAGGAGTTCGAAAAGGAATGGCAGGAGATCATGACACATTATGGACTTGaaaaaaattcatttttgcatCAGGTTTATGATTGTCGTTTCAAATGGGCCAAGCCTTACCTCAAGGGAGACTTTTGTGCCAAAATGTGCAGCACACAAAGAAGCGAGTGCATGAACAACCTGCTCAAGTGTTATGTATCCAGGTCGGCACCAATAAACATCTTTTTTCAACAGTACACAAAGATGTTTGCCGACAGATGTGAAGAGGAGGACTTCGAAATCGCTCACTCAAAGAAGGTGTGTCTCACATAATCCGCACCTTGTTTTATAAATGATTCAATATGTAGTGTTTCATCACCGCAACCTTGACGCTGTTTCAGGATGGGAAGATAATAAGAACAAACTTTCTAATAGAGCGACACGCAGCTAAAATTTACACAAGGGGTGTGTTCAAGCTGTTCTTACTTGAATTGTATCAGTCTGGATCATTCATCGTGAAGGGAAATCAGGTGGATGGGAGAATCACATTAGAGCATGCTGATGCAGAACAAAGGCAACGTTGGTGCAAAGTGGTTTATGATGTTATTGTTGACAGGGAGAGCGACACTTACAATTGCGAGTGTGGAATGTTTGAGCACTCTGGACTGCTTTGTCGACACTTACTAAAGGTATGACAATTCTTGGTTTAACTATTTGCGTCATCATGTCAGATCTAATACACATCATtgaatgattttttttccaggttaTGGTACACATTGGCGTCCGCCAAATCCCGAGTAGGTACATTATGAAGAGATGGACCAACGATGCTAGAGAAAATATGCCAGATCACCTAAAGTGTTATCAGAAAGATGCAAGCATGCAGGTGTCGAAGACTTTCATGCACAACATAATCTACGTCAAGGCATTGGAGATAGTAAAACTAGCTGACAGCGGCATGGTTACTTTCCAGCATGCTATAATGGGATTGGATAAAGTAAAGAATGATCTTGAAAAGATTATAACAGCAGGAATTACACAGGGACAAGCTTCTAATGACAAAGGCAATGCAGCTCAAGCAAGCAAAGAGCCAACACAGGAAACAACTCAAGGATTCAAAGAAAATGAGACCACACCTACAGAGAACCAACAAACAGATGAAGGATTGAAGAACGAAATGGGCAACATGTTCTCACAAGGTTCTCAAAGTTGTTTAGCACCTGAAAAGAGATCAGCCAAAGGTAGACCCAAAACGAAGCGTTTCAAGTCAGAGGCTGAAGGCGCATCAAACAAGAGCACAAGGAAGTGTGCGATATGTGGATCTAGGGACCATTTCACAAAGTCTTGCCCTTGCCACCTTGTTGGTGCAGCATCATCAAGCGATTCTGAGGGAGATGCCGACTTAACAGTTGAAGACCATGTCAACACAGATGCTGTTGAAGAAAAAGATGTCAATCAGCAAAGCCAGATGGGAGAACAAAGTAGGAGAACTGAAAACATCAATACTCCCAAGTCTGTCCAGAGGAGGTGCAAGAAATGCGGTCTGCCTGGTCATTACACTCCTAAGTGCCCAAAATTCTATGGCCCCAAAAAGCCTCCAAAAGAGGTGACATGCAAAAAATGTTGCCTGGGAGGTCACTACTCGTCGACTTGTGGAGGGGAGTCTTCATACAAAAGAAAGCGTTAATTTGGAAAATGGGATTCAGGTGAAATATCCCGGCtgtatcattttttatttttatttaacgAACTTTCATTTGTATTTCGTTTGTGTCGAGATATCCATGTATTCAGTATTATGTCATTTCGGACTATTCATTTGTTGCCCGCTATATGCAGTGTGTGTCGAGCATTAGTCGCTTCATGAACATTTGTTTACCTGGCATCGATTCTTTTAGGAATCTATTTATATCCTCAAGGAAAAATGCTTGATTTCCAAGTAGAGTATGACACAACATTTTGTAAACTGCATAGGACGAAAATTTATGTGTTTTAAATCAGTGTAATAAGTGCAGTTTAGTGATTAATTTACATGCCATTTCTTGCGATGGCTATCCAGATATGTATTTTGCCTGAACTGCTACAGCGCATGGGCTGGGTGTGTTTTGGTGTGGCGTGGTCACACGTGAGAAAAAAGTAGGTTTGCCAGGAGTATCCTGACGGGTAACAGTAGACTGAGATACTGCACCTACTGTCAATGACCAGGCACGGGTGGAAAACATACACGGAAATCACGGCATGCGGGGTTCTCACATTGCAAACAGTGCAGGCTTTTTCAGTGTTCACGGGCCAAACTTTCTGAAACTTATTTGGCTACTGCATCATCAAGCACTCACAAACATTATAGCTGAGTAACAAGTCGAAGAAAAGCAAGGCCAAGACCTCTTCGGAAGAGAAACATATGGAGCAAGACGGTTGGTGTAAATTGCTGCGCAGGAGCGTGAAGATCGACGCTTTATCAAGTGGATTCTTGATAAGAACAAAAAAGGTTAGTAAGATTCCCTACTTTAGAAGTACGCATTAGTTACACTAGAGATTTCAGTAGCTGATGGAGAAGTGAAAATCACCATGAAAAGTGGCACGTCGCGGAAGAAGAAATCAACATCCTGGTGATTACGCTCCTCTGCCCTGATGAGCATCTTCAGGGTTACATCTTCAGGGTTACATGGATAAAAGTTCTAGGTAAGTCAAAATACCGAATCAAAACACATGTTGGAACCGAGCTTCTAAAGCAAACATATTGAGAAAATAATGGTACCCGGATATCTTTGTTACTAACAAGAACGACCAGGCTTACTGTTCCATGTGGCATCCTACCAGCATCAAGATATTGCGAGCTCACTCTCACGCGCCCCTGAGCTCCTCCTTATCAATCAACTGAAGATGGCTGTATAGTTGGTGCTTTTGTGGAACAAGAAAAGTATGAGCAATTTTTGTGCATCACTGAATGAAAGGAAGCAGCAAACTGAAAAGGCAACATATCGGAGAGGTTCTGTTAAAAAAATGCTTTGGTAGATGTCAATTCACTGTATGCATTAAATGGAAATTAAAGGAACGAAAATAAGGTAAATAGCAGACACGCAGTACTATAGATGGCAGGAAGACACTGGTGCAAAACGGGAAGGATGACAAACCCACTACATGAGTTACTTTTAAAACGAAAAGGGAAAGAGCAGGCACGCTGTACTCTAAATTGCAGGGTCGACAGTGGTGCAAAACGCTAAGGATGGCAATTCACTGCATGCGTTTAAATTGTAATAAACACAATGAAAAAAATGGAAAGAGCAGGCACGCAGTCCTCAAATCGCAGGATGACAGTTGTGCAAAAGCAGAAGGATGAAAATTACCTGAAGAAGCATCAACTCTAAGATGTTATGACCACTGACATATAAAAAGGTATGCATAAATGTTGCCGGAACCTTTCGCCCATTGCCATTTCCATCCACCCCTATATGCTAAAGGTCTGACTATGGATGCCCCTAATAGAACCCTTTTACAGGAAATGAAAGAACTAGAACTTTTAAAACAATAAAGGTGCGGATCTCAAAGGTTTCTAACGGTGCCGATTTCAGTGTCCCCAGAATCACAACATACCAaatccgctctctctctctctctctatatatatatatatatatatatatatatatatatatatatatatatatatatatatataagcaacACGAGTCCATGGTTTTAAATATCAAAATGTTGATAAATAAAGAAAATGAAAGGAAGGCGCGATACCAGTCCTTTCCTAGAAGCTTTTTTTATTTGGGTCGATGAGTCCTCCGTCTTGCGTATGTTAGTTTGTCGGAGAGATGCACAGATGCCAGCACAACCCACTGTCAGCATCAATCATTCTTGAACGTTGGAGGCGGACGTTTGGTCTATGGAAACATCTACACCTTATATGGAAAAAAattagtaattcaacaaaaagtcaaaaaattctgaaaatattttttgACATAAACTTGACCCTCCATTGTGCTCGTgagaaaaattccacaaaaagaaaATCGCCCTTTGACCTCTTTTTAAAAAAGAGAAATTTTTGGCCAAAATAgcgtgaatagtgacctataatagcaaatgaATTTGGTCTTTTTCGCTGTGAAGTCAACGTtggttttttttcgtgaaaaattatacactagtgcaaaagtaagtcaagttTATTCTAGAAATAGTTCTTACATATTTTGACTTTTTATTTAGTTATTAAAAAAAATCCCCATATAGGTTTATCTACAACCGGGAACCAAAGTTTATTTCCCTTCCAACGTTGTGCTAATTAGCTCCGTGATTTCATCACATTGTTCTGCTTTAACAGATGTCACTAGATCCACCATAAAGTTAATAATTTTAAACAGAAATTCGCTCATATTTAACAAAAGTATTCCGGACAGCGAAGAGAAAAGTATACAGGAAGTGTGCACTGTCAAGGAAAAAAAACGGGAAGCGTGGCCTCCTGCCGGGCCGGGCCCGTCCGGCACGGCCTTTTGCCTCCCTTCCTTACCCACCTACGTGTTTCTTTCTTaagccccaagaagaagaagaagaagaaaaagaggcacGGACGGCCACCGCGCGGCCGCCGTCGACACATAAAACCCACCCGCCGGAG
This window contains:
- the LOC123128753 gene encoding protein FAR1-RELATED SEQUENCE 5 isoform X2, which produces MSQSGGTTTAGGGGGGSVCLDSGETGQGEGKGEDAPISDEQDLNNANIEGWTRRERNRQGAASRKPSLDRCSQMEIALGNAGKIGQEVVFQPFKGMQFDSEKDAYKFFNAYSWKIGFGIKHGNKYINKNGFKTMQDLLCSCEGTHKKFNSRSSRTNCPVMVRLLRTEDDGWYYGEVVLEHNHELAASAGERKLWKCHKYVDSSMKDIVRHLRSNNVSLTEVYGVMADIHGSHDDVPFRKRSLKSMCASIAHECSQDDINKTLDLFTSMQAEGTGFFFAVKTDEERRVSGLFWCHQKSRADYSCFGDAVTFDTTYKSNLYEMPVGLFVGVNNHYQCCLFGCVFLREETVESFKWAFETFLSAMDNKPPKTILTDQSRQMELAIAHVMNSSKHVWCKWHVLKKMREKVGSIYRNGTPFRNDFNILINEMMTVEEFEKEWQEIMTHYGLEKNSFLHQVYDCRFKWAKPYLKGDFCAKMCSTQRSECMNNLLKCYVSRSAPINIFFQQYTKMFADRCEEEDFEIAHSKKDGKIIRTNFLIERHAAKIYTRGVFKLFLLELYQSGSFIVKGNQVDGRITLEHADAEQRQRWCKVVYDVIVDRESDTYNCECGMFEHSGLLCRHLLKVMVHIGVRQIPSRYIMKRWTNDARENMPDHLKCYQKDASMQVSKTFMHNIIYVKALEIVKLADSGMVTFQHAIMGLDKVKNDLEKIITAGITQGQASNDKGNAAQASKEPTQETTQGFKENETTPTENQQTDEGLKNEMGNMFSQGSQSCLAPEKRSAKGRPKTKRFKSEAEGASNKSTRKCAICGSRDHFTKSCPCHLVGAASSSDSEGDADLTVEDHVNTDAVEEKDVNQQSQMGEQSRRTENINTPKSVQRRCKKCGLPGHYTPKCPKFYGPKKPPKEVTCKKCCLGGHYSSTCGGESSYKRKR
- the LOC123128753 gene encoding protein FAR1-RELATED SEQUENCE 5 isoform X1, whose translation is MSQSGGTTTAGGGGGGSVCLDSGEDKTKATTLQGETGQGEGKGEDAPISDEQDLNNANIEGWTRRERNRQGAASRKPSLDRCSQMEIALGNAGKIGQEVVFQPFKGMQFDSEKDAYKFFNAYSWKIGFGIKHGNKYINKNGFKTMQDLLCSCEGTHKKFNSRSSRTNCPVMVRLLRTEDDGWYYGEVVLEHNHELAASAGERKLWKCHKYVDSSMKDIVRHLRSNNVSLTEVYGVMADIHGSHDDVPFRKRSLKSMCASIAHECSQDDINKTLDLFTSMQAEGTGFFFAVKTDEERRVSGLFWCHQKSRADYSCFGDAVTFDTTYKSNLYEMPVGLFVGVNNHYQCCLFGCVFLREETVESFKWAFETFLSAMDNKPPKTILTDQSRQMELAIAHVMNSSKHVWCKWHVLKKMREKVGSIYRNGTPFRNDFNILINEMMTVEEFEKEWQEIMTHYGLEKNSFLHQVYDCRFKWAKPYLKGDFCAKMCSTQRSECMNNLLKCYVSRSAPINIFFQQYTKMFADRCEEEDFEIAHSKKDGKIIRTNFLIERHAAKIYTRGVFKLFLLELYQSGSFIVKGNQVDGRITLEHADAEQRQRWCKVVYDVIVDRESDTYNCECGMFEHSGLLCRHLLKVMVHIGVRQIPSRYIMKRWTNDARENMPDHLKCYQKDASMQVSKTFMHNIIYVKALEIVKLADSGMVTFQHAIMGLDKVKNDLEKIITAGITQGQASNDKGNAAQASKEPTQETTQGFKENETTPTENQQTDEGLKNEMGNMFSQGSQSCLAPEKRSAKGRPKTKRFKSEAEGASNKSTRKCAICGSRDHFTKSCPCHLVGAASSSDSEGDADLTVEDHVNTDAVEEKDVNQQSQMGEQSRRTENINTPKSVQRRCKKCGLPGHYTPKCPKFYGPKKPPKEVTCKKCCLGGHYSSTCGGESSYKRKR